One genomic region from Apodemus sylvaticus chromosome 1, mApoSyl1.1, whole genome shotgun sequence encodes:
- the Fadd gene encoding FAS-associated death domain protein: MDPFLVLLHSLSGSLSGSDLMELKFLCRERVSKRKLERVQSGLDLFSVLLEQNDLERGRTELLRELLASLRRHDLLQRLDNFEAGAAAAAAPGEADLRVAFDIVCDNVGRDWKRLARHLNLSEAKIDGIEEKYPRRLNEQVRETLRVWKNGERENASVAGLVKVLRFCQMNLVADLVEEALMAQGSVNKSEDVSPVLGDSTVSSSETP, encoded by the exons ATGGACCCATTCCTGGTGCTGCTGCACTCGCTGTCCGGCAGCCTGTCGGGCAGCGATCTGATGGAGCTCAAGTTCTTGTGCCGCGAGCGCGTGAGCAAACGAAAGCTGGAGCGGGTGCAGAGTGGCCTGGACCTGTTCTCGGTGCTGCTGGAGCAGAACGACCTGGAGCGCGGGCGCACGGAGCTGCTGCGCGAGTTGCTGGCCTCGCTGCGCAGACACGACCTCCTGCAGCGCCTGGACAACTTCGAGGCGGGGGCGGCGGCCGCTGCGGCCCCGGGGGAGGCAG ATCTGCGGGTGGCATTTGACATTGTGTGTGACAATGTGGGGAGAGACTGGAAGAGATTAGCCCGACATCTGAATTTGTCTGAGGCCAAGATTGATGGGATTGAGGAGAAGTACCCCCGACGTCTGAACGAGCAGGTAAGGGAGACTCTGAGGGTCTGGAAGAATGGCGAGAGGGAGAACGCCTCGGTGGCTGGACTGGTCAAGGTGCTGCGGTTCTGCCAGATGAACCTGGTGGCTGACCTGGTGGAAGAAGCATTGATGGCCCAGGGATCTGTGAACAAGAGCGAGGATGTGTCTCCAGTGCTAGGGGACTCAACTGTGTCTTCCTCAGAAACACCCTGA